One genomic region from Patescibacteria group bacterium encodes:
- a CDS encoding ATP-dependent helicase, which translates to MTRYFLHPNNQSFPTKINYQEELNEEQYRVVTEGEGPCLVLAGAGSGKTRTLIYRVAYLLEKGVRPNNIMLVTFTNKAAKEMLNRVESLLTDSPRGLWGGTFHHLGNRILRRHAGKLGYNKNFNILDEEDAKDFLKSCVRELGINVKDKYFPKVDVLHALFSFKENSRLSIAEIVESKYKQIGEPLLPTIEEIYRFYNNKKLASNVMDFDDLLVNWHRLLVEHPEVKNKIADELQYILVDEYQDTNKIQAMIMESLAARHRNILVVGDDAQSIYSFRAANVDNILDFPKHFPEAKTFKLETNYRSAETILDLANASISNNARQFKKNLKAIKEGGSRPTVVPCKDNYEQAEFIAQRVLELRDQGKDLKNMAVLFRAAYQALELELELNKRGIPYIVRGGIRFFEQAHVKDIVAYLRVFANNKDELSWTRILRLYPGIGEATARKVWQRISDYSSVADIVLENVLENIGFSERCGAGLRQLNNLLRSLLNIKDNFIASAITLILKDYEKYLEATFENWRERWEDISQLSNFSVSYKDLDDFLADVSLSEGWRGDPSTSLGAGSADDYLVLSTIHQAKGLEWDVVFIIHLAEGQFPHYKVFADPREMEEERRLFYVAVTRAKSELYLSFPIISFSYTTGENINRPSTFLSEVPEDLFDKWEIAGEDKVIEYD; encoded by the coding sequence ATCAATCATTCCCCACGAAGATAAATTATCAGGAAGAGTTAAATGAGGAGCAGTATCGGGTGGTGACCGAGGGCGAGGGCCCTTGTTTGGTTTTGGCCGGAGCGGGGAGCGGCAAAACGCGCACCCTTATTTATCGCGTGGCTTATCTCTTAGAAAAAGGCGTGCGGCCCAACAACATTATGCTTGTCACTTTCACCAATAAGGCGGCCAAAGAAATGCTTAATCGCGTGGAGTCGCTTTTAACCGATTCTCCTCGCGGACTGTGGGGCGGCACCTTTCATCATTTGGGCAACCGCATTTTGCGCCGGCACGCCGGCAAATTGGGTTATAACAAAAACTTTAACATCTTGGACGAAGAGGACGCCAAGGATTTTCTTAAATCCTGCGTGCGGGAACTGGGCATTAACGTCAAAGATAAGTATTTTCCCAAGGTTGATGTCCTGCACGCACTTTTTAGTTTTAAAGAAAACAGCCGGCTGTCAATCGCCGAGATTGTGGAAAGTAAATATAAGCAAATAGGCGAGCCGCTCCTCCCGACGATTGAAGAAATTTATCGTTTCTACAATAATAAAAAATTAGCTTCCAACGTAATGGATTTTGACGATTTGCTCGTTAATTGGCATCGTTTGCTAGTGGAGCATCCGGAGGTGAAAAATAAAATAGCTGACGAACTCCAATATATTTTGGTTGATGAGTATCAGGATACCAACAAAATTCAGGCGATGATTATGGAATCGCTCGCCGCGCGGCATCGCAATATCTTGGTGGTCGGCGATGACGCGCAAAGCATTTATTCTTTCCGCGCCGCCAACGTGGACAATATCTTGGATTTCCCCAAACATTTTCCGGAAGCTAAAACTTTCAAACTGGAGACCAATTATCGCAGCGCCGAAACCATTTTAGATTTGGCCAACGCCAGCATCAGCAATAATGCGCGGCAGTTTAAGAAAAATTTAAAAGCGATAAAAGAGGGAGGTTCGCGGCCCACCGTCGTTCCTTGCAAGGACAATTACGAGCAGGCGGAGTTTATCGCGCAGAGAGTTCTGGAATTAAGAGACCAGGGCAAGGATTTAAAAAATATGGCGGTGCTTTTTCGCGCCGCTTATCAGGCGCTGGAATTGGAGCTGGAATTGAATAAGCGCGGCATTCCTTATATTGTCCGCGGGGGCATCAGGTTTTTTGAACAAGCGCACGTTAAGGATATCGTCGCTTATCTCCGCGTTTTTGCCAATAATAAAGACGAACTCTCGTGGACGAGAATTTTAAGGTTATATCCGGGCATCGGCGAAGCCACGGCGCGGAAGGTCTGGCAAAGAATCTCCGATTATAGCTCGGTAGCGGATATTGTTTTAGAAAATGTTTTAGAAAATATCGGCTTTAGCGAAAGGTGCGGCGCGGGTTTGCGGCAATTGAATAATTTACTGCGTTCTCTTCTTAATATCAAAGACAATTTCATCGCTTCGGCCATTACTTTGATTTTAAAGGATTACGAAAAATATCTGGAAGCAACTTTTGAAAATTGGCGGGAGCGGTGGGAAGACATCTCTCAACTTTCCAATTTTTCCGTTTCTTATAAAGATTTAGACGATTTTTTGGCCGACGTGAGTTTGTCCGAAGGTTGGCGTGGGGACCCTTCGACTTCGCTCGGGGCGGGGAGTGCCGATGACTATTTGGTTTTGTCCACCATTCATCAGGCCAAGGGGCTGGAGTGGGACGTGGTTTTTATCATTCACTTGGCCGAAGGGCAATTTCCGCATTATAAAGTTTTTGCCGACCCGCGCGAGATGGAGGAGGAGCGGCGGCTGTTTTACGTGGCGGTGACGCGCGCCAAAAGCGAGCTTTATTTATCTTTCCCGATTATCAGTTTTAGCTATACGACCGGCGAAAACATCAATCGTCCATCCACTTTTTTGTCCGAAGTGCCGGAGGATTTGTTTGATAAGTGGGAGATAGCTGGGGAAGATAAGGTTATTGAATATGATTAG